The Candidatus Abyssobacteria bacterium SURF_5 sequence CAGCCTTTGCAATGATGCTCTTTGTTGAACTCGTCGGAAAAGATCTCGACTTCCTTCTTGCATTTGGGGCACTTGCAACTGAATGAGCTCAGATGCTTGAGTCTTTCGAACCCGGGACAATCTTGCGGTGTATACATAAGAGCCTCCCTAACCGCACAAACGGTTGCACGGAGATCATACCGCACGAAAACCGATTGTGCAAGCCCCCGAGGGTGAGTGATGCTTGGTGATCAAGCCCGGACATCGAGCGTCTCCGCTTGACTCCCCTTCGGCTCGGGAGTACCATAGGAGAAGAATGTCACCCGCGGGTTTTGCGGGTAGATAATACGTGGGAGAACAGGGCGAACCACCAGATGCGAAATTTTCTCAGCCGGCATTTGAGCGCCACTGCGGTCGGCGGCGTGGGCTTTTTATTCTTTCTTTCGTGGGCCCTTTCCCTGAGATACGCGCGGTTGGAAATCATGAGTGCGGTTCTGCTCGGCGGTTTTATTGGCGGCTTCACCAATACGATTGCGATCCGGATGATGTTCGAGCGATATTGGTATCTGCCGGGCTCGGGCGTTCTTCTGAAAAAACGCGATGACATCATTCAATCCCTTGCCGGCACGGTGGAGACGCATATCATCAATCCTGAGCTTCTCCACGACAAGCTGCGGACTGCGGTCGAGAAGGTGGACGCCTGCGAGATCCGCAATGCCGTGAACGCTGCCATCGACGAGTTTCGCGACGACGTACTCGAATTGGTTAATTCCGATAAGGCGCACGGCCACGTGATCGAGCGACTGGAGTCGATGTCCGGCTTCTGGGGCAAAATCCTGAACGGCACCGGCATCATTCATTTCGATTCGCTCGCCCACAAGATACTCGATCACCTCGACAAGCAGGTCTCGACGTTTCGACTCACTGATTCAATGCTCGAAGGAGTCATGGAACGGACCGGCTCCCTCGAGCAGTTCGTTTTTCAGCCGAACAATCCGGTTCTGATAAAGCATTACCAAACGGAGGACTCTCTGGCGACCATGCTTTTGAGCCGGCTGAACGTGAAGGAAATCGTTATCGACAAGCTGTCGGCCTATCCGGCCGAGCAGGTGCGCGATATCGTGCAGGAAGGGATTCGCGAGCACCTGGCATGGCTGGAGGTATTCGGAGTCATTCTTGGGATCGCATTTTCCGCAATCTTCATCGGACTGAGCAAGGCGGCGGCCTTGTGGGGGTGATCGTGTGGAGCAGGAACCTCAGAAACCGGACGCAAGCAAATATGCCGACGCGCGCAAAGAGAAGAAACTGCAGGCTCAAGAGGAGCAATTCTGGAAGAGGATAACGACAGCCGGCACGTTCGCTCTTGTTGGCGCGATTGCAGCGGCGGCCGAAGTCCTCATCAAGACTCTCCTCAAACGACATTAAACGTTTTCGGAGAATATGAAGAGCCGCCAGGTTCTTAATCTCTCGCTATCTTTGCCGTCCCAAAAAGTTCCATCGGGATGAAGGCGCCTTCCGCACTCTGATCACAATCAGAAAACCATCCTTCCGATGCGGGGGAAACCTCTCTTCCGTCTCGACTATTGTCCAGTCGAGTTTCGTCTTCTCATAATGCTTCAAATATTCCATCAGATCAACAACATCCTCTTTCTCGAAAACATGAAAATGAATATTGATCGGTCTTCCTGCTCGAATGTCATTTTCGCACGAGCGGCGGTATTCCTCACGGGCGCGCGGAATATCGGCGGAACGCAAATCCGGCCTCATCTGTTGGAAATCGGCGCGAGTGACAAAATCGTCGATATGTGTCGGATCGCAGTCGGTCGTGGCTCGCTCGAAATCGGAGATGAGATGCGAGAGGGGAGTCCTTTCCCTGAATCGATCAAAGGTAAACCTTCGGTCCGGCACCACCAGGTACACTATTCCGCCCGCCCGTACGATTCGGTTCCATTCCACGAGCGCCCGTATCGGATTGGCAAGATGCTCAAGAAGATGGGAGGAAGCTATATAATCGAGCGAGTCGTCTTTGAACGGGAGGATGCTTGCGTCGCTGATTGCGTCGACAAGGCACTTTGCGTGGGCAAATTCGAAAAACCGATCGACATAGATGGGTCGTATTCCCTCGATAGGCAGGTCATGCGCGCCAATCTCTATTCCTCGTCCCCGCAGCCATTTGTTTCTTCTCATAATGCACGCCGGATGCCGGCTTCTTCAAACGGTGGAAAGCATTTCTGGCGGCAGGAGGAATTCGATGAGCGACTTGCCTTCGCGAAGTATCGGCACGAGCTTCGTTTTCTCTTTAATCCTTCGAATGCAAACGCACAGCGCCGCCAGCGGGTGCTCGTAGGATAATTCGCGCAGATACTGCCATGCCTCATCGGTTCCGGTTGGTCTGTTCAGGAGCAGAGGACCGATCGGCGAGTAGTCATCGGGTTTCCCGTCGCGAATGGCCGAAAACAGGTCGGCCGCCTTTCGAAGATTTTCCACGAGAAGATGAATATCTTCATCTCGATACTGCGCGAGCACGCCCAGAATTGCTCGCTTCTGCTCAAGAGATGCCAATGAGAGCAGCCGTTGCGACAAAGCGTCATGCGCCAGCAGATATTGAATGCCTGCATCGATCAGTTCTTCGATGGGCAAGATCGTGACGCATGTCTTCGGCTGGCGCAAACAGGTGGAATGCAATTGAGGCCCCAGGTACTGAAAATTCGGACCCACCGGCTGATCCAGGCTGGAAGCGACCAAAAAAGACATTGCGGCGTGTGAGGTCTTGCCTTCGCGCAGGAATTGCTCGCCGCGCTGCGAATATAATGCAACCATTTCCTTCTTGATCCCGAGCAGGCGATATGCATCCTCGGCATATGCGAATTTTCCTCTGATGACCGCATTCTTTGCGGTCTCTTCCAGAAGGGTTCCCGGAATCGCATCGCCCTCGAGGTCTTGCTTCTCGATCAGGTCAAGCGCCGATTTGAACTCAGCGCAATCCATGGTCGCCTGATCAGGAAGCAGGTAGGCTACGTGCTGCATGAGGATTTTGTTCACCTGCGAATCGTCTCCGACCGGCGCGAATTCCTTCAAGCTGGAGAACAGCTCGTGGAAGGCATAGGTATTGCCGGCTGTGAGCGCGTGGGCGATTACGAGCTTCTTCAACTCACGAATGGTTTGAACGTTTTGAATATCTGTCATGCGTTCACCAAATACAACAGTCTTTCACAAGTTGATCGACAATCGCGTCGATCTCCTCGCCGCGCTTCTTCCGCATTTCCTGAATTGCGGGAAATCCGCGCCAGTCGATTCGAAAGGAAACACGGCGTCCCTTCTGCTCTGCTTTCCGCAGGAGGTCAGCCCGTTGCGAGCTTATCCATTCCATCACGTTATCGGGCGGAACGGATTCGAATTTTCGGGTTTTGGCGGCTGCAAAGAGTTGGTCGTAATAGAAATCGGACAGCGCCGCATTGGCTGCATCGAGCTGCAGCGAGACGTTCTTCAACTTTTCGTCTTCTTCAATCGATTGCTGCTCCTGGAGCTTGCCCGCGCGTTTGGCTTCTATCTTTTCCTTCTCAGTCTGTATCTTTCTGACTTCATTGAGGCGCGCGTCGAAAAGAGAACGCTTTTTTGAATCCAGGAGCACGAGCTTTGCCGCATCTGCGGCAACAAGCGCAAGGATCGCGGCTTTCCTCTCTTCAGCAGGCATGTCCTCCGGACGAAGAGAGGCGGTCGCTTCCTCGTACGCCTTCTGTATGTCAGGCTCCTGTGCGTTCGACTGAACACTGAGAACCTTATAGAAATTGTACTGGTCAGAATTCTGTGCCATATGTATTCAATCCAATCAGATAGTTTTTTGGCGCTAGCGCGCGAAGTAAATTACACCCTTAAGTGCTCTGGGGACAGACACCATTCTATGAATTCAAAAAGGCGTGAATTCCGTAAATGGAGTCAGTCCCGGCCGTGTGTTTGCGCCTCGCCTGTCATCGGGACGAAACGAACAGGCAGATCCATCTGTTCGGTCACCCCGTCCGGTCCTTTCGTCAAAATGATAATCCTCTGGTACAGGCTGCCAACCGGAATCACCATCCGGCCGTTCTCCTTCAGTTGCTCGACGAGCGGCTGAGGAATATGATCGGGGGCCGCGGTAACAATGATTGCATCGAACGGCGCGTGTTCGGGCCATCCCTGATAACCGTCGCCCGCCTTGACGTGCACGTTCCGATATCCGAGTCTCGCAAGCGTGCGTTCGGCGTCTCGTGCCAGCGACTCGAGGATCT is a genomic window containing:
- a CDS encoding DUF445 family protein gives rise to the protein MRNFLSRHLSATAVGGVGFLFFLSWALSLRYARLEIMSAVLLGGFIGGFTNTIAIRMMFERYWYLPGSGVLLKKRDDIIQSLAGTVETHIINPELLHDKLRTAVEKVDACEIRNAVNAAIDEFRDDVLELVNSDKAHGHVIERLESMSGFWGKILNGTGIIHFDSLAHKILDHLDKQVSTFRLTDSMLEGVMERTGSLEQFVFQPNNPVLIKHYQTEDSLATMLLSRLNVKEIVIDKLSAYPAEQVRDIVQEGIREHLAWLEVFGVILGIAFSAIFIGLSKAAALWG
- a CDS encoding class I SAM-dependent methyltransferase, producing MRRNKWLRGRGIEIGAHDLPIEGIRPIYVDRFFEFAHAKCLVDAISDASILPFKDDSLDYIASSHLLEHLANPIRALVEWNRIVRAGGIVYLVVPDRRFTFDRFRERTPLSHLISDFERATTDCDPTHIDDFVTRADFQQMRPDLRSADIPRAREEYRRSCENDIRAGRPINIHFHVFEKEDVVDLMEYLKHYEKTKLDWTIVETEERFPPHRKDGFLIVIRVRKAPSSRWNFLGRQR